The Phaeacidiphilus oryzae TH49 region CAGCATAGGGCGCGGGGCTCAGCCCGCCGGACGCCCCGCCCCTCCTCCAGTGTCCTCCCCGGCCCGGACCAGCGGGAGGAGGACCTGGTCGACCACCGCCCGGGCCTCGTCCTCGTCCGGATCGGCGCCGCGCATCTTGGTCCGGTACAGCAGCATCGCCGGCAGCACGTCCGCGACCAGCGGGCAGGCCGCGCCCGGCCGCACCTCGCCGCGCCGCTCGCCCTCCGCGAGCACCGCCTGGATCAGCTCGGTCACCGGCTCCACCACCCGCTGGTGGACCAGTTCGAAGAAGGCCTGGGCGTGCTCGTGGTCCAGCTCGTCGATGACCGCCCGCAGGGCGCTGCCCGGATGGCTGCGCATCGCGGTCAGCATCCGGTCGGCGACCGAGAGGAGGTCGGAGCGGAGGCTTCCGGTCTCCGGCAGCGGGCCGACCTCGGGCAGGCAGGTCCGGAGCGCGTCCATCACCAGGTCCTGCTTGGACTGCCAGCGGCGGTACAGCGCGGCCTTGCCGGTCTGCGCCCCGCTGGCCACGCCTTC contains the following coding sequences:
- a CDS encoding TetR/AcrR family transcriptional regulator produces the protein MVLPSRRSGAAGTGKSASRDGAGSGAVDAASGARASGVCPRGLAPLRRRGKQLESAIYEATLRELVACGYAKLTMEGVASGAQTGKAALYRRWQSKQDLVMDALRTCLPEVGPLPETGSLRSDLLSVADRMLTAMRSHPGSALRAVIDELDHEHAQAFFELVHQRVVEPVTELIQAVLAEGERRGEVRPGAACPLVADVLPAMLLYRTKMRGADPDEDEARAVVDQVLLPLVRAGEDTGGGAGRPAG